GTGCTGCTGGTCGGGCCGAACGTGACGTTCCTGCGCTACATCTCCCAGGTGCTGCCGACGCTGGCTGAGACCGGCGTGCTGCTCCGTACCCCGGGGGACCTCTTCCCCGGCGTGACCGCCCGCCGCGCCGAGTCGGCCGAGGTCGCAGCGCTCAAGGGCCGGCTGGTGATGACCGAGGTTCTTGCCAACGCAGTACAGGACCGGCAGTGGGTGCCGGACGAGCCGTTGCAGATCGAACTCGAACAGCGGGACAGGCTGACCCTCACCCCGGAGACCTGCCGGGCGGCCCGCGAGCGGGCCAGCCGCTCGGGCCGGCCGCACAACCTGGCCCGCGCGCTGTTCGACATCGAGATCATCCACGCCCTCGCCGACCAGGAGGCCGAGCGGATCGGCGCGGACCCGCTCGGTGGGGAGAACCTGCTCGACGAGGCCGACGTCGCCGAGATCCGCCGGGAACTGCGGGAGGAACCCGACGTACGGGCGGTGCTCGACCAGCTCTGGCCGGTGCTCACCCCGCAACGCCTGCTCGCCGACCTGTTCGCCGACCCGGACCGGATCGCCACCGCCGCGCCCATGCTCGACGCGGACGAACGGGCGCTGCTACACCGCGAACCGGGTGGCTGGGCGCCCTCCGACGCGCCGCTGCTCGACGAGGCCGCCGAACTGCTCGGCGAGGACGACCGGGCGGCGGCGGCCCGGCGGGAACGGATCCGCGCGCAGGCCCGCGAGTATGCCGAGGGCGTGCTGGAGATCTGGCGGGGCTCCCGCTCGATCGACGTGGAGGACGAGGCGGACGGCGGTGAGATCCTCGGGGTCACCGACCTGCTCGACGCCGACCGGCTGCTGGAACGGCAGGAGACCGGGGACACCCTGACCACCGCCGAGCGGGCCGCCGCCGACCGGAACTGGGCGTTCGGGCACGTCATCGTGGACGAGGCGCAGGAGCTGTCGCCGATGGGCTGGCGGCTGCTGATGCGCCGCTGCCCGAGCCGGTCGATGACCATCGTCGGGGATGTCGCGCAGACCGGCGCGCTCGCCGGCACCGCGTCCTGGCGGGTGGCGCTGGAGCCGTACGTGGCCGACCGGTGGCGGCTGGAGGAGCTGACCGTCAGCTACCGCACCCCGGCGGAGATCATGGCGGTCGCCGCCGACGTGCTCGCCCGGATCGACCCCGGGTTGCGTCCGCCCCGCTCGGTACGCAGCACCGGCGTCGAGCCGGTCGATCGTACGGTCGCCCCGGAGCGGCTCGCCGCCGAACTGGTCGACGAGGCGCTCCGGGAGGTGACCGGCCTCGGCGACGGCCGGCTCGGCGTGATCGTGCCGGCCGGTCGGGTCGACGAGCTGGGCGCGGCGGTGACCGGCGCGCTGC
The nucleotide sequence above comes from Micromonospora pallida. Encoded proteins:
- a CDS encoding HelD family protein gives rise to the protein MLYRRLDGLRDQAARRLAEELRSDGGTDQARSQRDTVVRMYAEQVEQFSAVEQGLCFGRLDSDDGSRRYIGRIGIFDTGDDYDPLLMDWRAPAARPFYLATAANPQGVRRRRHLRTRDRKVVGLHDETLDLASASPTAHEELTGEASLLAALNASRTGRMRDIVETIQAEQDRVIRADLGGVLVVQGGPGTGKTAVALHRAAYLLYTHRRELSTRGVLLVGPNVTFLRYISQVLPTLAETGVLLRTPGDLFPGVTARRAESAEVAALKGRLVMTEVLANAVQDRQWVPDEPLQIELEQRDRLTLTPETCRAARERASRSGRPHNLARALFDIEIIHALADQEAERIGADPLGGENLLDEADVAEIRRELREEPDVRAVLDQLWPVLTPQRLLADLFADPDRIATAAPMLDADERALLHREPGGWAPSDAPLLDEAAELLGEDDRAAAARRERIRAQAREYAEGVLEIWRGSRSIDVEDEADGGEILGVTDLLDADRLLERQETGDTLTTAERAAADRNWAFGHVIVDEAQELSPMGWRLLMRRCPSRSMTIVGDVAQTGALAGTASWRVALEPYVADRWRLEELTVSYRTPAEIMAVAADVLARIDPGLRPPRSVRSTGVEPVDRTVAPERLAAELVDEALREVTGLGDGRLGVIVPAGRVDELGAAVTGALPEAAVGEHPELESQLVVLTVAQAKGLEFDSVLLVDPDAIVAESPRGDSDLYVALTRATQRLTTLRPLTP